From Pongo pygmaeus isolate AG05252 chromosome 2, NHGRI_mPonPyg2-v2.0_pri, whole genome shotgun sequence, a single genomic window includes:
- the ARPP21 gene encoding cAMP-regulated phosphoprotein 21 isoform X12, whose translation MSEQGDLNQAIAEEGGTEQETATPENGIVKSESLDEEEKLELQRRLEAQNQERRKSKSGAGKGKLTRSLAVCEESSARPGGESLQDQTL comes from the exons ATGTCTGAGCAAGGAGACCTGAATCAGGCAATAGCAGAGGAAGGAGGGACTGAGCAGGAGACGGCCACTCCAGAGAACGGCATTGTTAAATCAGAAAGTCTGGATGAAGAGGAGAAACTGGAACTGCAG AGGCGGCTGGAGGCTCAgaatcaagaaagaagaaaatccaag TCAGGAGCAGGAAAAGGTAAACTGACTCGCAGTCTTGCTGTCTGTGAGGAATCTTCTGCCAGACCAGGAGGTGAAAGTCTTCAGGATCAG acTCTCTGA